The Streptomyces sp. ALI-76-A nucleotide sequence CTCGCGGCCCTCGCCGTCGGCGTCCTCGTCACCATGCTGGCGGCCTGGCTGCCGGGCCGCCGGGCCGCGAAGATCCCGCCGGTGGCGGCGATGAGCAGCCTGCACGCGGCGGCGACCACCAAGTCGCTGGTGCTGCGCAACACCCTGGGCGCGCTGTTCTCGGCGGTCGGCATCGCGGTCGTCCTCGCCGCGACGACGATGTCCGGCTCGGACGGCCAGGCCCCCATGGGCATCGGCGCGGTCCTGCTGATCATCGGCGTCTTCATCCTGACCCCCCTGCTGTCCCGCCCGCTGATCGCGGCCGCGGCCCCGGTCCTGCGCGTGTTCGGCGTCTCCGGCAAGCTGGCCCGCCAGAACTCGGTGCGCAACCCGCGCCGTACGGCCGCCACGGCCTCCGCCCTGATGATCGGCCTCACGCTGATCACCGGTATGACGGTGATGGCGGGCAGCGTGCAGAAGGCGATCGACAAGATGGCCTCGTCCGCGATCCGCGCGGACTACGTGGTGTCCATGGCCAACGGCAACGAGCTGTCCCCGGACGTCGAGAGGAAGCTGGGGCAGGTCGACGGCGTCACCGCCACCAGCCCGCTGCGCAACGCGCCCTCCCGCATCGACGGCGAGACCGAGTACCTCACCGGCGTCACCGGCGGCACGATCACCGAACTGACCGACCTGAAGGTCGACAGCGGCGCCTTCACCGTGGCGGGTCCGCGGGTCGTCGTGGACGACACGACGGCCGCCTCGCACGGCTGGCAGGCCGGTTCGCGTTTCACGGTCTCCTACGAGGACGGCGAGAAGCAGCAGCTGACCGTCGCCGGGGTCTACGAGGGCAACGAGATGATCCACGGCATCATCCTGGACAACGCCGTGCTCTCCCCGCACCAGACGGACCCGGCCGACATGCAGGTGATGGTCAAGACGGCCGACGGCGCGTCGAGCGCGACGAAGGACGAGCTGGAGAAGGCCCTCGGCTCCAACCCGGCCATCCGGGTCCAGGACAAGAAGGACCTCTCCGACGAGATCGCGCAGATGTTCACGCTGATGCTGAACATGCTCTACGGCCTGCTGGCCATGGCCGTGCTCGTCGCGGTCCTCGGTGTCATCAACACCCTGGCGATGTCGGTCTTCGAACGCTCCCAGGAGATCGGCATGCTCCGCGCGATCGGCCTGGACCGCAAGGGCATCAAGCGGATGGTCCGCCTGGAGTCCCTGGTCATCTCCCTGTTCGGCGGGGTGCTGGGCATCGGACTGGGCGTGTTCTTCGGTTGGGCGGCCGGTGAGCTCCTCGGCACCAGCCTGCCGACGTACGAACTCGTCCTGCCCTGGGCGCGGATGGCCGTCTTCCTCCTCCTCGCGGCGGCGGTCGGCGTCCTGGCGGCGCTGTGGCCGGCGCGGCGGGCGGCCCGGCTGAACATGCTGTCGGCGATCAAGGCGGAGTAGCGCCGGGCGTACGCCGGCCCCGGGGCCCCGTTCCTTCGACCGGAACGGGGCCCCGCTGCCGCTCCTGCTCAGTTCCAGGTACGGGACCGCAGCGGCATCCCCGCGTCGCCGGACTCGGGCGTCCTGACGGCGAGGACCTGGTTGACGCCGATGCGGTGGTGCTCGAAGGCGAGCGCGGAGGCGGCCATGTAGAGCCGCCAGACGCGGGCCCGCCCGGGGCTGGTGAGCTGGACGGCTCGCTCCCAGTCGGCCTCCAGGTTGGTGACCCAGCGGCGCAGGGTGAGGGCGTAATGCTCGCGGATCGACTCGACGTCCCGCACCTCGAA carries:
- a CDS encoding ABC transporter permease, producing MFRTALRNVLAHKARLLMTVLAVMLGVAFVSGTLVFTNTISEAYQKSSAKGFGQVDVAVEAELQEDRGDTVGKRAELTQALLDESAKVPGAASAIGVVNGFTAIADKDGKLIGGGFQSQGGNYWGAKDPRYPLVSGRTPRGEGEVLIDSETAQRAGYEVGDTVRISVDGPVLDPKITGVFTTDDGNVAAGGSLALFDTATAQRLFGKAGTYDQIDVKAKAGVSQTALEAELDKALPKDTVETTTGQELADSQAEAISASMSGLKQGLLVFAGIALFVGTFIIANTFTMLVAQRTKELALLRAVGASRRQVTRSVLIEAFVVGVVAAVTGLAVGVGIGAGLRSLMGSLGATVPDGPLVITPGTVLAALAVGVLVTMLAAWLPGRRAAKIPPVAAMSSLHAAATTKSLVLRNTLGALFSAVGIAVVLAATTMSGSDGQAPMGIGAVLLIIGVFILTPLLSRPLIAAAAPVLRVFGVSGKLARQNSVRNPRRTAATASALMIGLTLITGMTVMAGSVQKAIDKMASSAIRADYVVSMANGNELSPDVERKLGQVDGVTATSPLRNAPSRIDGETEYLTGVTGGTITELTDLKVDSGAFTVAGPRVVVDDTTAASHGWQAGSRFTVSYEDGEKQQLTVAGVYEGNEMIHGIILDNAVLSPHQTDPADMQVMVKTADGASSATKDELEKALGSNPAIRVQDKKDLSDEIAQMFTLMLNMLYGLLAMAVLVAVLGVINTLAMSVFERSQEIGMLRAIGLDRKGIKRMVRLESLVISLFGGVLGIGLGVFFGWAAGELLGTSLPTYELVLPWARMAVFLLLAAAVGVLAALWPARRAARLNMLSAIKAE